The Henckelia pumila isolate YLH828 chromosome 2, ASM3356847v2, whole genome shotgun sequence genome includes a window with the following:
- the LOC140877923 gene encoding uncharacterized protein, with the protein MSQGNVNNGNAPPSITLTREDLTALMENTAALAAKDAVAQYLETRKRKSSKKKAQTEGSSSLDPNNGDPNKDKSKVNDKDQGGTKKITTQKDGEASVHTVHDISGENKITNPARKDGSRTHVIGENMSAILPSRRSPFTDDILSEALPKGVKIPSLPEFDGTSDPQDHIDKFYAKADLYDITDAAYCKIFRTTLSGRALTWFNKLPSGSIANLEQLIDCFIQQFSINKKYPKTTAYLFTVIQKEGECLRDYVRRFTHAVHEVLHVNHDLLAGIMQKNLRHRKFKESIAGRPPKNLEELLERAEKYIRVEESIEPHYLNKRKREEDKPDIRKRDEKRTAQSPRLQNTPLNARLTDILVVAEKQGLLRPPRPMQNNPKRQRSEKYCHFHKDKGHTTENCFSLRAEIEKLIKRGHLGNFVDKSRGEKRDDRRRDEQPKHDYQKRHDETGKQHERADENLPSGGVIAVITGGPACGDSNNARKALLRAAKGTNNLSSPTSLSICEVGTIQDGLSFSDKDLENPRGIHNDALIISATISNFWVKKILVDSGSSADIIFHDAFVKLGVSNAQLTPVNTPLVGFSGEIVEALGEVTLPLSLGSYPKRSTKMVKFLVVKASSAYNVILGRPSLNIFQAIGSTYHMKLKFPTPGGVGEALGDHRLARECHVVTLRGSSENRKRQVSSEEKPPKPGKLLRENGIHLVDEEAESKERITATETLKHVAIIPTDPKKTLKIGTELPPELEEKLKNFLGRNLDVFAWGDEHLPGIPHEYALHHLRVDPKMRPVKQKKRAFGPEKNRHIAAEVEKLLVAEYIRPVSYPDWLANVVLVPKPGGKWRLCIDFTDLNKACPKDPFPLPRIDLLVDSTAGCELLTFLDAYQGYNQIGLAPEDQEKASFITDRGIYCYDVMPFGLKNAGATYQRLVNTMFEHLIGRNMEVYIDDMLVKSIQAYDHLEDLEECFSILRKYRMKLNPDKCTFGVRGGKFLGYMVSERGIEANPEKIKAILNMNPPKSVKGIQELTGRLAALNRFISRSADKGLPFFKMLRSGKGFQWTEECQQAFDELKVHLTSPPLLVKPNEGDTLLIYLAISAEAVSAVLVSEVGREHKPVYYISRTLHGAELRYTKIEKLALALVIAARKLRPYFHSHPIIVLTNHPLKQIISSPEASERMVKWAVELSQYGIEYRPCPAIKAQILADFLVEMTVTQEESSTQTWMIYVDGSSTSTGSGAGIIVESPQGDKFQYAVKFLFRATNNEAEYEAFIMGIKLALSVGAKRLTIHSDSQLIVSQVKGNYEAKEDKMFEYLTQVNELLSRLDSYDIKQIPRGENESADRLAKLASSLANIDSRKITFLTYGKEKTDGSDVTIFCADSKEPSWKDEIIDYLKQEKLPANQVEARKLKVRAARFTIIDGELYKRGFSSPYLKCLMPAKGNYVLRKIHEGICGNHLAGRALAGKALRQGYFWPTMKQDAIELAKYCHACQEHANFHHQPATILQPLESPLPFAQWGMDLVGPFPPATG; encoded by the coding sequence atgTCTCAAGGAAATGTTAACAATGGAAACGCACCGCCGAGTATTACTCTCACCCGTGAAGACTTGACTGCGCTAATGGAAAACACAGCCGCACTCGCAGCAAAAGATGCAGTTGCTCAGTACCTAGAAACCCGCAAGCGCAAAAGCAGCAAGAAAAAGGCTCAGACTGAAGGCTCGTCATCTCTTGACCCTAATAACGGAGACCCAAATAAAGATAAATCTAAAGTGAATGATAAAGATCAAGGGGGGACCAAGAAAATTACTACTCAAAAAGACGGTGAAGCAAGTGTTCACACAGTTCATGACATTTCTGGCGAAAACAAGATCACTAATCCAGCTCGGAAGGATGGATCTCGCACACATGTAATTGGAGAGAATATGTCCGCAATTTTGCCATCACGCCGAAGCCCCTTCACTGATGACATATTATCTGAAGCATTACCAAAGGGAGTCAAAATCCCCAGCTtacctgagttcgatggaacGAGTGACCCCCAAGACCATATTGACAAATTCTACGCGAAAGCGGATTTGTATGATATCACAGATGCTGCATACTGTAAAATTTTCCGAACAACATTATCAGGAAGAGCACTCACATGGTTCAACAAGTTACCCTCTGGATCTATTGCCAATTTGGAGCAACTTATTGACTGCTTCATCCagcaattctcaattaacaaaaaatacccAAAAACAACAGCATATTTGTTCACAGTCATTCAAAAAGAAGGAGAATGTTTGAGGGACTATGTTCGGCGATTTACTCATGCGGTGCACGAAGTCTTACACGTGAACCATGATTTGTTAGCTGGAATAATGCAGAAAAACTTGCGTCATCGGAAGTTCAAGGAATCAATAGCGGGAAGGCCGCCCAAAAACCTAGAGGAATTACTGGAAAGAGCTGAGAAATACATTCGGGTTGAAGAATCTATTGAACCACATTACCTgaataaaagaaagagagaagaagaTAAACCAGATATTAGAAAGCGAGACGAGAAGCGAACAGCACAGAGCCCCCGTCTCCAGAATACACCCCTCAATGCACGTCTGACCGATATACTGGTAGTGGCTGAAAAACAAGGATTGTTGCGTCCCCCTCGCCCAATGCAGAATAACCCAAAGCGCCAACGTTCGGAAAAGTATTGTCATTTTCATAAAGATAAAGGCCATACTACAGAAAATTGCTTCAGTTTGCGAGCAGAAattgaaaaactcataaaacGCGGACATTTGGGAAATTTCGTGGACAAGTCCCGCGGTGAAAAACGAGATGACAGGCGTCGGGACGAACAACCAAAACATGACTATCAAAAGCGCCATGACGAAACTGGGAAACAGCATGAACGAGCGGATGAAAATTTGCCCTCGGGAGGGGTAATCGCCGTAATCACTGGGGGGCCTGCTTGTGGCGACTCGAACAATGCAAGAAAAGCTCTTCTGCGAGCAGCAAAAGGAACCAACAATTTATCCAGCCCCACATCCTTGTCAATATGTGAAGTTGGAACCATCCAAGATGGATTATCATTCAGTGACAAAGATCTGGAGAACCCTCGGGGTATCCATAATGATGCTTTAATCATCTCAGCCACAATCTCCAATTTTTGGGTAAAGAAAATTCTAGTGGATTCAGGAAGTTCGGCcgacataatttttcatgatgCATTCGTCAAGTTGGGTGTTAGTAATGCACAGTTAACTCCAGTCAACACTCCACTAGTCGGATTTTCCGGAGAAATAGTTGAAGCTTTGGGAGAGGTAACGCTTCCTCTATCCTTGGGTTCTTACCCCAAGCGGTCTACTAAAATGGTGAAATTCCTTGTGGTAAAAGCTTCATCTGCGTACAATGTGATATTGGGACGACCAAGTCTCAATATATTCCAAGCCATCGGATCGACATATCATATGAAGCTGAAGTTTCCGACTCCAGGAGGAGTAGGAGAAGCCCTTGGTGATCATCGTCTAGCTAGAGAGTGTCATGTAGTGACTCTGCGGGGTTCGTCAGAAAATCGGAAAAGACAAGTCTCTAGTGAGGAAAAACCACCAAAACCCGGAAAGCTTTTGCGTGAAAATGGAATACATTTGGTGGATGAAGAAGCTGAGAGCAAAGAGAGAATAACAGCAACCGAAACTCTGAAACATGTGGCAATCATTCCAACTGATCCCAAGAAAACCCTAAAGATCGGGACCGAATTACCTCCTGAGCTGGAAGAGaagttgaaaaattttcttggtCGCAATTTGGACGTGTTTGCTTGGGGTGATGAGCATCTGCCAGGAATACCTCATGAATATGCGCTTCATCACCTCCGTGTTGATCCGAAAATGAGACCggtgaagcaaaagaaaagagcaTTTGGTCCAGAGAAAAATCGGCATATAGCCGCGGAAGTGGAGAAACTCTTAGTGGCAGAGTACATCAGGCCAGTTTCATACCCAGATTGGCTTGCAAATGTGGTTTTAGTACCGAAACCTGGAGGAAAGTGGCGTTTGTGTATAGATTTCACTGATCTCAACAAAGCATGCCCCAAAGATCCGTTTCCACTCCCTCGAATTGACTTGTTAGTCGATTCGACAGCAGGATGCGAGCTGCTCACTTTTCTTGATGCATATCAAGGATACAATCAGATCGGCCTAGCGCCAGAAGACCAGGAAAAAGCAAGTTTCATCACCGATAGGGGAATTTATTGTTATGAtgtaatgccgtttggtttgaaaaATGCTGGAGCTACCTATCAGCGTCTGGTAAATACCATGTTCGAACACTTGATCGGGCGTAACATggaagtttatatagatgacatgctCGTCAAAAGTATTCAAGCATATGATCATTTGGAAGATCTTGAGGAATGTTTCAGTATACTCAGAAAATACAGGATGAAACTTAATCCGGATAAATGCACTTTTGGTGTACGAGGGGGCAAATTTCTCGGTTATATggtgtcagaacgaggaatagaGGCCAACCCGGAAAAAATCAAAGCAATTTTAAACATGAATCCTCCGAAGAGTGTAAAAGGCATCCAAGAGTTGACAGGACGTTTGGCCGCCCTCAACCGATTTATCTCAAGATCTGCAGACAAGGGTTTACCATTTTTCAAaatgttgaggagtgggaaaggttttcaatggacagAAGAGTGTCAGCAAGCATTTGACGAGTTGAAAGTGCATCTGACCTCTCCGCCGTTGTTGGTAAAACCAAACGAAGGTGACACCCTATTAATTTATCTGGCAATATCTGCGGAGGCGGTAAGTGCAGTATTGGTCTCTGAAGTAGGACGTGAGCACAAACCAGTTTATTATATCAGTCGAACTTTACACGGagcagaattaagatatacaaAAATCGAGAAACTGGCACTGGCTTTGGTAATTGCAGCGAGAAAATTACGTCCTTACTTTCActctcatccaataattgtactcACCAATCATCCTCTCAAACAAATTATCTCGAGTCCTGAAGCATCAGAAAGAATGGTTAAGTGGGCTGTTGAACTGAGCCAATATGGAATTGAATATCGCCCATGTCCAGCGATTAAAGCACAAATCCTGGCTGATTTTCTAGTAGAAATGACAGTAACTCAAGAAGAAAGCTCCACCCAAACATGGATGATTTATGTCGACGGGTCATCAACCTCTACAGGAAGCGGTGCAGGTATAATTGTGGAGAGCCCACAGggagataaatttcaatatgctGTCAAATTTCTATTCCGTGCAACGAATAATGAGGCAGAATATGAAGCTTTCATCATGGGAATTAAATTGGCCCTGTCGGTCGGAGCAAAAAGACTAACGATACATAGTGACTCCCAACTTATCGTCAGTCAGGTTAAGGGAAATTATGAAGCGAAGGAAGATAAAATGTTTGAATACCTCACTCAAGTGAACGAGCTTCTCTCGCGTTTAGACAGCTATGATATAAAGCAGATACCTAGAGGGGAAAATGAGTCAGCAGACCGCCTTGCCAAGTTAGCAAGCTCTTTGGCCAACATTGATAGTAGGAAAATTACATTCCTAACTTATGGCAAGGAAAAAACTGATGGAAGTGATGTTACAATCTTCTGTGCTGACAGCAAAGAGCCTAGTTGGAAAGATGAAATAATCGACTATTTAAAGCAAGAGAAACTACCTGCTAACCAAGTCGAAGCTCGAAAACTTAAAGTGAGAGCTGCTCGGTTCACGATCATTGACGGAGAACTGTACAAAAGAGGTTTCTCTTCACCTTACCTAAAGTGTCTAATGCCAGCTAAGGGAAACTATGTGCTCCGTAAAATTCATGAAGGAATATGTGGAAATCACTTAGCTGGCAGAGCTCTCGCGGGGAAAGCATTGCGCCAAGGGTACTTTTGGCCAACGATGAAGCAAGACGCGATTGAGTTAGCAAAATATTGTCACGCATGTCAAGAGCATGCTAACTTTCATCACCAGCCGGCTACAATCTTACAGCCCCTGGAAAGTCCTCTACCTTTTGCTCAATGGGGAATGGATTTGGTAGGTCCTTTTCCTCCTGCTACCGGATAA